A genome region from Brassica oleracea var. oleracea cultivar TO1000 chromosome C2, BOL, whole genome shotgun sequence includes the following:
- the LOC106324547 gene encoding uncharacterized mitochondrial protein AtMg00810-like: MPHNAFPQAGILGLRPQQSMPQGPHANVEQKLVPTMDFATAFNTMTLIDLTDNKWYMDSGATAHLTNTAEGNFKGHKSSLVVNGRSQEQGVDFDETFSSVNQLDVQNAFLHGTLDEDVYMFQPPGFIDSSKPNHVCKLNCSIYGLKQAPRAWNARFVNFITANGFIQCKSDTSVFIYKKNGLMAYLILYVDDIIVTASNTTLRDTIIQVLKFEFPMTDLGRISSFLGVSVKLNDKGIFLNQSQYADDIIKRAGMADCKPYTTPVDLKSKLGDDDGKPVANAMDYRSLAGALQYLTFTRPDITYAVQQLCLFMHDPREPHLVALHRVIRYLQGTKHMGLQLLKQQSMKLTAYTDADWAGCPSTRKSTSGFCLYLGDNLISWSAKRQPTVSRSSAEAEYKGVANVVAESCWLCNLLLEMG; the protein is encoded by the exons ATGCCGCATAATGCTTTCCCGCAAGCAGGCATTCTTGGGCTGCGACCACAACAGTCTATGCCTCAAGGACCACACGCCAACGTAGAGCAGAAGCTAGTGCCTACAATGGACTTTGCAACCGCGTTCAATACCATGACACTAATTGATCTGACGGATAATAAATGGTACATGGATTCCGGCGCCACTGCTCACCTCACCAACACGGCAG AGGGCAACTTCAAAGGTCACAAGTCTAGCTTAGTGGTAAATGGGAGGTCGCAGGAACAGGGAGTCGACTTCGACGAGACGTTCAGTTCG GTCAATCAGTTAGACGTGCAAAACGCATTTCTACATGGGACTTTGGATGAAGATGTATACATGTTTCAACCTCCCGGCTTCATCGATTCTTCAAAACCAAATCATGTTTGCAAGTTGAATTGTTCTATCTACGGGTTAAAACAAGCCCCGCGAGCCTGGAATGCAAGATTTGTTAACTTCATTACAGCAAATGGATTCATACAATGCAAGTCAGATACAAGCGTATTCATTTACAAAAAGAATGGCTTAATGGCGTATCTCATCCTCTACGTCGATGACATTATCGTGACTGCATCCAACACCACACTTCGCGACACAATAATTCAGGTTCTGAAGTTTGAGTTTCCCATGACGGACTTAGGCCGCATAAGTTCGTTTCTTGGCGTCTCTGTGAAGTTGAATGACAAAGGCATCTTCTTGAATCAATCTCAGTATGCCGATGACATCATCAAACGCGCCGGCATGGCTGATTGTAAACCGTACACAACACCAGTGGATCTCAAATCCAAGCTTGGAGACGATGATGGCAAACCGGTCGCAAATGCAATGGATTATCGAAGTTTGGCAGGGGCGTTGCAGTACCTGACTTTCACTCGCCCTGACATCACGTACGCGGTCCAACAACTCTGCTTGTTCATGCACGATCCTCGCGAGCCCCATCTGGTTGCGTTACACCGAGTAATTCGTTACTTACAAGGCACGAAACATATGGGCCTGCAACTCCTCAAGCAACAGAGCATGAAGCTCACGGCGTACACTGACGCTGATTGGGCGGGGTGCCCCTCCACACGAAAGTCGACTTCTGGCTTCTGTCTTTACCTCGGCGACAACCTAATATCTTGGTCTGCCAAAAGACAGCCTACGGTATCTCGCTCAAGCGCCGAAGCCGAATACAAAGGTGTCGCGAATGTAGTGGCTGAATCTTGTTGGCTATGTAATCTCCTACTCGAAATGGGATGA
- the LOC106324548 gene encoding uncharacterized protein LOC106324548 — protein MVRFTDKQIARFRTAEVVVCWDMVGCPIPSGMNVVTVSNNIRGSVKKAGYQGHIEINAFGYSLPSVGDLLDAKVTMKVLTEGDVEERLQMILSHFLCRAVEYRKRVNLMLIIGDISRHSQFNFECAFNLLEMKRYNCILAQPKYLPILEEDTITTTWLWDTLSTGGQALRRRLKFADDDDHTSLDVVDYTSTGTKEVRRKKIFVDFMGKAIGHR, from the exons ATGGTTCGCTTCACCGACAAACAAATCGCCCGGTTCAGAACGGCAGAAGTAGTGGTGTGCTGGGACATGGTGGGATGTCCGATCCCAAGCGGTATGAATGTCGTCACTGTGTCGAACAACATACGTGGTTCCGTTAAGAAGGCGGGTTATCAAGGTCATATAGAAATAAATGCTTTTGGTTATTCGTTACCGTCCGTTGGTGACTTATTGGATGCCAAAGTCACGATGAAGGTCTTAACCGAAG GAGACGTGGAAGAGAGACTTCAGATGATTTTATCGCACTTCCTTTGCAGGGCAGTTGAGTATCGTAAACGAGTCAATCTTATGCTAATCATTGGAGACATCTCAAGGCATTCCCAGTTCAACTTCGAATGCGCTTTTAATCTACTGGAAATGAAACGATACAATTGTATCTTAGCACAGCCTAAGTACTTGCCAATCTTGGAAGAGGATACCATTACTACAACATGGCTTTGGGACACCCTCTCAACCGGAGGACAAGCTCTCAGAAGAAGGCTAAAATTTGCTGATGACGACGACCATACTTCTCTTGATGTGGTGGATTATACCAGTACTG GCACTAAAGAAGTGAGACGCAAGAAGATTTTCGTGGACTTTATGGGCAAGGCTATTGGCCATCGTTAA
- the LOC106324546 gene encoding uncharacterized protein LOC106324546: MAAPAVPHECAYGVTNIKHYIPFLLDIDDGNYDAWKELFLTHCQSFDVSGHLDGTLLSADDAWKKRDGLVKLWLYGTLSKDLFKSTFKAGGTSRKIWLRLENFFRNNKEARAIQLDHKLRTQELGDLSIHAYCQELKSIADLLANHDATVSERTLVTYLLNGFNGKYDNIINIIMHRQPFPTFEEARSMLILEEDRLGKGKKALSHKDESASSPKVLAASVSFNEHKPQ, from the coding sequence ATGGCCGCTCCTGCTGTTCCACACGAATGCGCCTATGGCGTCACCAACATCAAGCACTACATTCCCTTCCTCCTTGACATTGATGATGGTAACTATGACGCATGGAAGGAGTTGTTTCTCACCCATTGCCAGAGTTTTGACGTCTCCGGTCATCTCGACGGTACCCTTCTTTCCGCTGATGATGCTTGGAAGAAACGTGATGGACTAGTCAAGCTATGGCTATACGGGACTCTCTCGAAGGATTTGTTCAAAAGTACCTTCAAAGCCGGTGGTACGTCACGCAAGATCTGGCTCCGTTTGGAGAATTTCTTTCGCAACAACAAAGAGGCCCGAGCGATCCAACTGGATCATAAGCTTCGCACACAAGAACTTGGTGATCTCTCGATTCATGCGTACTGTCAGGAGCTGAAATCAATCGCCGACTTGCTCGCCAACCATGATGCCACTGTTTCTGAAAGAACGCTTGTCACCTACTTGCTCAATGGTTTCAATGGCAAATATGACAACATCATCAACATCATAATGCACCGTCAGCCTTTTCCAACCTTTGAGGAGGCACGATCCATGCTAATCTTGGAAGAGGATCGTCTTGGCAAAGGAAAGAAAGCGCTATCCCACAAAGATGAGTCGGCCTCGTCACCAAAAGTTCTCGCTGCTTCAGTCTCTTTCAACGAGCATAAGCCCCAGTAA
- the LOC106325060 gene encoding NAC domain-containing protein 100-like, which produces METFCEFQKEEEQIDLPPGFRFHPTDEELITQYLHKKVLDISFSAKAIGEVDFNKSEPWELPWIAKMGEKEWYFFCARDKKYPTGLRTNRATKAGYWKATGKDKEIYRGKSLVGMKKTLVFYRGRAPKGQKTNWVMHEFRLEGKLSAHNLPQTAKNEWVICRVFQKNAGGKKIPISSLIRIGSLGTGFNPSHFPHLTDNSSYNDKTKTEPVYVPCFSNQTDQARRNTLNGFSNTVLNSIQADIFQRIPLYQSPMLAQERSALQAMIDNNTRQSLKAMSVSQETAVSTDMNTDTSSDFEYGKRRLNAQEDPSSSTGLVELEPFWNY; this is translated from the exons ATGGAGACCTTTTGTGAGTTTCAGAAGGAAGAAGAGCAGATAGATCTTCCTCCAGGGTTCAGGTTTCATCCAACAGATGAAGAACTCATAACTCAATATCTCCACAAGAAGGTTCTTGACATCAGCTTCTCAGCTAAAGCTATTGGTGAAGTTGACTTCAATAAGTCTGAGCCATGGGAGTTACCGT GGATAGCTAAAATGGGAGAAAAAGAATGGTACTTCTTCTGTGCGAGGGACAAAAAATATCCAACCGGTTTGAGGACTAACCGGGCTACTAAAGCCGGTTATTGGAAGGCCACCGGGAAAGATAAGGAGATTTACCGTGGTAAATCACTTGTTGGGATGAAGAAGACACTTGTTTTCTATAGAGGAAGAGCTCCTAAAGGTCAGAAAACCAATTGGGTGATGCATGAGTTTAGGCTTGAAGGCAAACTCTCTGCTCATAATTTACCTCAAACCGCAAAG AATGAATGGGTGATATGTAGAGTGTTCCAGAAGAATGCTGGAGGGAAGAAGATCCCTATTTCAAGTCTAATCCGAATCGGTTCACTTGGAACCGGCTTTAACCCTTCTCATTTTCCCCATTTAACCGATAATTCGAGTTACAATGATAAAACCAAAACAGAACCGGTTTACGTGCCCTGCTTCTCCAACCAAACTGATCAAGCCCGACGAAACACACTCAATGGCTTCAGCAACACTGTTCTTAACTCGATCCAAGCCGACATTTTCCAGAGAATTCCACTCTACCAAAGCCCGATGCTCGCTCAAGAACGTTCGGCTCTACAGGCTATGATTGATAACAACACAAGGCAGAGTCTCAAAGCGATGAGTGTCTCACAAGAAACCGCAGTTTCTACTGACATGAACACTGATACTTCGTCGGATTTTGAATACGGTAAGAGACGACTCAATGCTCAAGAAGACCCGTCTTCCTCCACTGGACTGGTTGAACTTGAACCTTTCTGGAATTACTGA